The Nostoc sp. 'Lobaria pulmonaria (5183) cyanobiont' genome window below encodes:
- a CDS encoding EamA family transporter, producing the protein MSQSPNFKIIPYIILFVSILFSICGQLLMKNAMNHTNEEVLNWEFFQKLSLAITVYCLGIVNWILALRSVKLSIAYPLTSLNYVGILFGSYYFFNEVITLTRIVGVITIFLGVLLVVNPIKKLKFR; encoded by the coding sequence ATGTCGCAAAGTCCAAACTTTAAAATAATTCCTTATATTATTTTATTTGTAAGTATTTTGTTTAGTATTTGTGGACAATTGCTGATGAAAAATGCCATGAATCATACAAATGAGGAAGTATTGAATTGGGAGTTCTTTCAAAAACTATCATTAGCTATTACTGTTTATTGTTTAGGAATAGTAAATTGGATCTTGGCTCTGCGATCTGTAAAGTTGAGTATTGCTTATCCACTGACTAGTTTAAATTATGTCGGGATACTTTTCGGTTCATACTACTTTTTTAATGAGGTGATTACATTAACTCGAATAGTAGGAGTAATCACTATCTTTTTGGGTGTTCTTTTAGTAGTTAATCCTATAAAAAAGTTAAAATTTAGATAA
- a CDS encoding EamA family transporter yields MSIFTWLNLMLVVLFGTTAQLSLKYGLYISNSNKGESGSLKNLLLSRYFLIWFICYTFMTILWLYVLRTIPLSQAFPVLGLMYAFVPIASHYLLKEEVIFSQWLGISVIITGVILVVH; encoded by the coding sequence ATGAGTATTTTTACTTGGCTAAATTTAATGCTTGTCGTTTTGTTTGGAACAACAGCTCAACTTTCACTCAAGTATGGACTTTACATTTCTAACTCTAATAAAGGAGAAAGCGGATCTCTCAAAAATCTCTTATTATCTCGTTATTTTTTGATTTGGTTTATCTGCTATACATTTATGACTATATTGTGGCTTTATGTATTGCGGACAATTCCTTTAAGTCAAGCCTTTCCAGTTTTAGGATTAATGTATGCATTTGTACCAATTGCATCTCACTATCTTTTAAAAGAAGAAGTTATCTTTAGCCAGTGGTTAGGAATTTCTGTTATTATAACTGGCGTAATTCTGGTTGTACATTAA
- a CDS encoding NAD(P)/FAD-dependent oxidoreductase, which produces MNIGIVGAGITGLVLAQRLSHQGHKVTVFDSNKQLGGLTTYHDYGLFTWDRFYHVILPSDTHLINFIRDIGLGDKLRWHRSLTGFYDNKKFYSISNTIEFLRFPLFGLIGKIRLAFTLLYGSRLNNWRRLEKILVEDWLLKLGGKNTYEKLWKPLLLSKLGENYKRISAVFIWAYIKRLFSARDSSLNKEQLGYVSGGYKTVFDHIEKLIYAAGGHIHKGVAVEYIAPHPGGGMWVEYQGKKEHFDKVIFTGPVNILQQVAAKGLVKVSGTGETVEYLGVICMVLITRKPLVPYYVVNIADKNIPFTGVIGMSNLVSLQETAGYHITFLPKYILSTDPLLKQPDDELRPIFFQGIRLMFPELKADDIVAAHINRAIKVQPLQVLNYSSLVPKVSTENDDFFVVNTSQLVNDSVNNNAVVRQVDEFLKKSALLNS; this is translated from the coding sequence ATGAATATAGGTATCGTTGGCGCAGGGATAACTGGGCTAGTATTAGCTCAACGTCTTTCACATCAAGGACATAAAGTCACTGTTTTTGATAGTAATAAGCAGCTTGGTGGGCTTACTACCTATCATGATTACGGATTATTTACCTGGGATCGCTTTTATCACGTTATTTTACCTTCTGATACTCACTTAATAAATTTTATCAGAGATATTGGTCTTGGAGATAAACTGCGTTGGCATCGAAGTTTAACAGGCTTTTATGACAATAAAAAGTTTTATTCTATTAGTAACACTATAGAATTCCTGCGTTTTCCTTTATTTGGACTTATCGGTAAAATCAGATTAGCTTTTACTCTCTTATATGGTTCACGCCTTAATAACTGGCGGCGCTTAGAGAAGATTTTAGTTGAAGATTGGCTATTGAAACTCGGTGGGAAAAACACATACGAAAAGCTCTGGAAACCTTTGCTTTTATCTAAATTAGGAGAAAACTATAAGCGAATATCAGCAGTTTTTATCTGGGCTTATATCAAACGACTATTTTCAGCGCGCGATTCTTCATTAAATAAAGAACAACTTGGTTATGTCTCTGGTGGTTATAAAACTGTTTTTGACCATATAGAAAAATTAATTTACGCGGCTGGAGGTCATATCCATAAAGGTGTTGCAGTTGAATATATCGCACCTCATCCAGGGGGTGGAATGTGGGTAGAATATCAGGGTAAAAAAGAGCATTTTGATAAAGTTATCTTTACTGGCCCAGTTAATATCTTGCAACAGGTTGCAGCCAAGGGACTAGTGAAAGTTTCAGGCACTGGTGAAACAGTAGAATACCTGGGTGTAATCTGCATGGTACTGATTACTCGTAAACCTCTAGTTCCTTATTACGTAGTAAATATTGCCGATAAAAATATTCCTTTTACCGGAGTTATCGGTATGAGTAACTTAGTTTCTTTACAAGAGACAGCAGGGTATCACATTACATTCCTACCAAAATATATACTTTCCACTGACCCGTTGTTAAAACAACCAGATGACGAATTACGCCCAATATTTTTTCAAGGTATACGTTTAATGTTTCCTGAACTCAAAGCAGATGACATTGTGGCAGCACATATTAATCGAGCGATTAAAGTACAGCCACTACAAGTTTTAAATTATTCAAGCCTTGTTCCAAAAGTGAGTACTGAAAACGATGATTTTTTCGTCGTCAATACCTCACAGTTGGTCAATGATAGCGTGAACAACAACGCAGTAGTTCGACAAGTCGATGAATTTCTCAAAAAATCAGCATTACTGAATTCTTGA
- a CDS encoding glycosyltransferase family 2 protein, which produces MSLFVLLPAYNEQESIPPLFKKFQRLQQIFNIEIELILVDDGSSDKTAQTALEESQSLGILLKLVQHPKNAGLGQAIKTGFTTFLEISKEGDFLAAMDCDNTQPPELLIKMYDTMIAGSYDIAIASRYRKGSKVIGLSKFRELLSYGASWLFRIAARVPGVKDYTCGYRLYNRTFVSKLDMYYGDSLFTESGFACMIDLLLKAKVLKPKIVEIPMVLRYDQKPTASKMKILKTITRTLKLLFKNLASTEPTSNLDRILNEQETARIPLKMANRK; this is translated from the coding sequence ATGAGTCTTTTTGTTCTATTACCCGCATATAACGAGCAAGAATCAATTCCACCCTTGTTCAAAAAGTTTCAAAGATTGCAACAAATCTTTAATATAGAGATAGAACTGATTCTTGTCGATGATGGCAGTAGCGATAAAACTGCTCAGACTGCTTTAGAAGAATCTCAATCACTAGGTATATTACTGAAATTAGTCCAACATCCCAAAAATGCTGGTTTAGGTCAGGCAATTAAAACAGGTTTTACGACTTTCTTAGAAATTTCTAAAGAAGGTGATTTTTTAGCTGCGATGGATTGCGACAATACTCAACCACCAGAACTGTTAATAAAAATGTATGACACTATGATAGCTGGTAGCTATGATATTGCGATCGCATCTAGATATCGAAAAGGTTCTAAAGTCATAGGCTTATCAAAATTTAGAGAGCTGCTGAGTTACGGAGCCAGCTGGCTTTTCAGAATAGCCGCCCGTGTACCAGGCGTAAAAGACTATACTTGTGGCTACAGGCTATATAACCGTACTTTCGTCAGTAAACTGGATATGTATTATGGTGACAGTTTATTCACTGAAAGTGGATTTGCTTGCATGATAGATTTATTGTTGAAAGCCAAAGTACTCAAACCAAAAATTGTAGAAATTCCAATGGTTTTGAGATACGATCAAAAGCCGACTGCTAGCAAAATGAAAATTCTTAAAACTATTACTCGAACACTGAAGCTCTTGTTTAAGAATCTAGCATCAACAGAGCCAACTTCCAATTTAGATCGGATTTTAAATGAGCAAGAAACAGCAAGAATTCCACTAAAAATGGCAAATCGTAAATAA
- a CDS encoding HEPN domain-containing protein: protein MPSPAALRYDKAAHKARVLRDTATDPRLRPILNSQTQVYYHSALATFVAGWEAYIEELVRNFFDVTANPLDPQFHAVHSIAKNAAERSLKQFNTPNADNSRNLLFQYTGYDPINDWVWSKRSMNALATRQMLNDILQVRHSFAHGFPIPAFSWTQTPTGKVRLTAKAIKDVDALLQYLVAVTDLGMKQNIQIIYGIVTPW, encoded by the coding sequence GTGCCATCACCAGCAGCATTAAGGTACGATAAAGCGGCTCACAAGGCTCGTGTCCTACGTGATACAGCGACAGATCCTCGCTTGCGCCCAATATTAAATAGCCAAACTCAAGTCTATTACCACTCTGCTTTAGCAACGTTTGTTGCTGGATGGGAAGCTTATATTGAGGAACTAGTTCGCAACTTTTTTGATGTAACTGCAAATCCTTTAGATCCTCAGTTTCATGCTGTCCATTCTATTGCTAAAAATGCAGCAGAGCGATCGCTTAAACAATTTAATACACCAAATGCAGATAATTCGCGTAACCTTTTATTTCAATATACTGGCTATGACCCTATCAATGATTGGGTTTGGTCAAAAAGAAGCATGAATGCACTCGCCACTCGACAGATGCTAAACGATATTCTGCAAGTCAGACACAGTTTTGCTCATGGTTTTCCAATTCCCGCATTTTCTTGGACACAAACACCAACTGGAAAAGTTCGGCTTACCGCTAAAGCTATTAAGGATGTTGATGCCTTGTTACAATATCTTGTCGCTGTTACTGACCTTGGTATGAAGCAAAATATTCAAATTATCTATGGCATCGTTACACCCTGGTAA
- a CDS encoding ParA family protein, whose product MSSYAFWNNKGGVGKSFLCFVAAAEYAHRHPDTDVYVIDLCPQANVSETILGGYLNSPKALHSLSSKTPRATVAGYLEARLNSPFRMITDVSPYVCEPREFNPQIPENLRLICGDNLLEIISEAIRQTSQLSIPIDAWKQVLSWVRDLTFALRTYSGERDTLFLIDCNPSFAVYTQLGLVAAEGVVVPFTADDSSRRAIENVVALLYGISDPNTASYARISFAKRAKEEGVSVPKLHTFVSNRVTMYEGKAASAFIAVNKIIKKTMDDIHQKNRHIFASPKDLPSNSFIEIPDYHSACVVAATTGTPLHKLKPGPKKIGEERVQLNPEPLQRYRDALEEFVNCL is encoded by the coding sequence ATGAGTTCGTATGCTTTTTGGAACAACAAAGGCGGCGTGGGAAAGAGCTTTCTTTGCTTTGTGGCTGCTGCTGAATATGCTCACCGTCACCCCGATACAGATGTTTATGTAATTGACCTGTGTCCCCAAGCTAATGTCTCAGAAACCATACTAGGGGGATATCTCAATAGTCCTAAGGCACTACATTCTTTGAGCAGTAAAACACCGCGTGCCACGGTAGCTGGTTATTTAGAAGCACGTCTTAACTCCCCCTTCCGAATGATTACTGATGTATCTCCTTATGTGTGTGAGCCAAGAGAATTTAACCCACAAATACCAGAAAATCTGAGGCTAATATGTGGGGATAATCTTCTCGAAATAATTTCTGAAGCAATTAGGCAAACTTCTCAACTGTCCATACCAATTGATGCTTGGAAACAGGTGCTTAGTTGGGTGCGAGATTTAACATTTGCTTTACGTACATATAGTGGTGAGCGAGATACTTTATTCTTAATTGATTGTAACCCTAGTTTTGCTGTATACACACAGCTTGGTCTAGTTGCAGCAGAGGGCGTAGTTGTCCCATTTACTGCGGACGATAGTTCGCGTCGTGCAATTGAGAATGTGGTTGCACTTCTATATGGTATTAGCGATCCCAATACTGCATCATATGCACGAATTAGCTTTGCTAAACGTGCAAAAGAAGAAGGCGTATCCGTGCCAAAATTACATACGTTTGTGAGTAATCGAGTCACAATGTATGAAGGTAAAGCCGCTTCTGCATTTATAGCTGTCAACAAAATCATTAAGAAAACTATGGATGATATACATCAGAAGAATCGTCATATTTTTGCTAGTCCTAAAGACTTACCAAGTAACAGTTTCATTGAAATTCCCGATTATCATAGTGCTTGTGTAGTTGCGGCAACAACTGGCACCCCTTTACATAAGCTCAAACCAGGCCCCAAAAAAATTGGCGAGGAGCGAGTGCAATTAAATCCAGAGCCATTACAGAGGTATCGAGATGCACTTGAAGAGTTTGTGAATTGTCTCTAA
- a CDS encoding TldD/PmbA family protein produces MLTSTLLLSNQLPTLQYSSTPERFDETWEAPLATLLGLGRAAGADFIELFLERRNYISSLAEDDAITSISPSLSTGAGVRVFRGKADCYVSTNDLSFSGLKAALEKGLSILGLQLPTAKAFIPEINLELLRDYATKRGKDAWLPVCSSIREMGEILLDGTAHLKQKASHVQSRRATYFRDWQEVLIAASDGTFARDIRLTQSVGFNLLCADGANRTSIGDRAGNTSDANFLRTWDSQQAAEKIAESAGKMLYADYVESGTYPIIMANHFGGVIFHEACGHLLETTQIERNTTPFADKKGEKIAHESLTAWDEGRSENAFGTIDMDDEGMPAQRTLLIEKGVLKNFLADRTGSARTGHPRTGSGRRQNYTYAAASRMRNTYIDSGEYSNDELFASVDKGIYCKKMGGGSVGATGQFNFSVDEAYLIENGKITKPLKGAILIGEAKEIMNKISMCSQDLEIAPGFCGSVSGSIYTTVGQPHIKVDSITVGGR; encoded by the coding sequence ATGCTTACAAGTACGCTACTTCTCTCGAATCAACTTCCCACTCTCCAATATTCCTCCACACCAGAGCGTTTCGATGAAACCTGGGAAGCCCCCCTGGCTACCCTTCTTGGACTAGGACGCGCCGCTGGTGCTGACTTCATCGAATTATTTTTAGAGCGTCGCAACTATATTAGTTCTCTTGCAGAAGATGACGCTATCACGAGTATTTCACCCAGTCTGTCTACAGGCGCGGGAGTCAGGGTATTTCGCGGTAAAGCTGACTGCTACGTTAGCACCAATGACCTTTCGTTTTCCGGTTTGAAAGCAGCCTTAGAAAAAGGTCTTTCTATCTTGGGATTACAACTACCCACTGCTAAGGCTTTCATCCCAGAAATCAACCTAGAATTACTCAGGGATTACGCCACCAAAAGAGGTAAAGATGCATGGCTACCTGTGTGTAGCTCCATCCGAGAAATGGGAGAAATCCTCCTAGATGGTACAGCCCACCTGAAGCAAAAAGCTAGCCACGTCCAATCGCGCCGTGCTACCTATTTCCGGGATTGGCAAGAAGTTTTAATCGCCGCCAGTGACGGGACTTTTGCCCGTGATATTCGCCTCACGCAATCAGTAGGATTTAACCTGTTGTGTGCTGATGGTGCTAATCGTACCTCAATTGGCGATCGCGCGGGTAATACTAGCGATGCCAACTTCTTGAGAACTTGGGATTCTCAACAAGCCGCCGAGAAAATAGCAGAATCGGCTGGAAAAATGCTCTACGCAGATTACGTGGAATCAGGTACTTATCCCATCATTATGGCCAATCACTTTGGCGGCGTAATCTTCCACGAAGCCTGCGGACACCTGCTAGAAACCACTCAAATAGAACGCAATACCACTCCCTTTGCTGACAAAAAAGGCGAAAAAATTGCCCACGAAAGTTTGACGGCCTGGGATGAAGGGCGTTCTGAAAATGCCTTCGGAACAATTGACATGGATGACGAAGGTATGCCTGCTCAAAGAACCCTCTTAATTGAAAAAGGCGTTTTGAAAAACTTCTTAGCAGATAGAACAGGTTCTGCACGCACCGGACACCCCAGAACTGGAAGTGGACGCCGCCAAAATTATACCTATGCCGCTGCTAGCCGGATGCGTAATACTTATATTGATTCTGGCGAATATAGCAATGATGAATTATTTGCCTCTGTTGATAAAGGTATTTACTGTAAAAAGATGGGTGGTGGTAGCGTTGGTGCTACAGGTCAATTTAACTTTAGTGTTGATGAAGCCTATTTGATTGAAAATGGCAAAATCACCAAACCGCTAAAGGGAGCAATTCTCATCGGTGAAGCCAAGGAAATTATGAATAAAATTTCCATGTGTTCTCAAGATTTGGAGATTGCACCAGGTTTTTGTGGCTCAGTCAGTGGCAGTATTTACACCACAGTCGGACAACCTCATATCAAGGTTGATTCTATTACCGTCGGTGGACGATAA
- a CDS encoding four helix bundle protein: MNEQEFKARTKQLALRVIRLVEQLPQTRISDVISKQLLRSATSVGANYRAACRAKSKADLIAKLSIVEEEADETLYWLELVIESGLMTAEKLKSLMQEANEILAMTVASIETLREKYKS, translated from the coding sequence GTGAATGAGCAGGAGTTTAAGGCTAGAACAAAGCAGCTGGCATTACGAGTCATTCGTCTAGTTGAGCAACTGCCACAAACTAGAATTTCTGATGTCATCAGCAAACAGTTATTACGTTCCGCAACTTCAGTTGGTGCTAATTATCGAGCAGCCTGTAGAGCTAAATCAAAAGCTGATTTAATTGCCAAACTCAGTATCGTGGAAGAAGAAGCTGATGAAACGCTTTACTGGTTAGAGCTTGTTATTGAATCTGGATTAATGACAGCAGAAAAACTAAAAAGCCTAATGCAAGAAGCTAACGAAATTCTAGCTATGACTGTTGCATCAATAGAAACACTACGAGAAAAATATAAGTCATAA
- a CDS encoding TldD/PmbA family protein, whose translation MPNINEIANSAKDNADKLGIKKFDIYGSTVDDTSVQVDQGEPKQVKASNRSGVTVRVWNEENTMGVTSTTDVDPKGLELALKTAYEASFFGVKENVPDFSPEATTPISSKPQAKTSQAPVAELIEKLLVAEKELLAAHPAIKGVPYNGLSQRDIDRFYLNSDGAVRTESHSLSSVYLYSKTEEDGKKPRSAGAFRINQNLDNLDINGCIKETADKTISHLNYEKIKTGKYRVVFSAEAFLSLLGAFSNLFNAQSILDNQSLSTPDDLGKQIASPLLSVVDDALHPANVGAESFDGEGTPTRQISLIENGVLTSFLHSAGTAKRLNAQPTGNASIGAKVSVSPNFYHVFSTATPEQELSLETAENVIFIDDLQALHAGVKSLQGSFSLPFDGWLVNKGVRTSIESATVAGDFLELLKSIIYVEKEPELTPGGVCPKIWVNELSITGE comes from the coding sequence ATGCCGAATATCAATGAAATTGCAAATTCTGCCAAGGACAATGCTGATAAGCTTGGCATCAAGAAATTCGACATTTATGGTTCAACAGTTGATGACACTAGCGTGCAAGTAGACCAAGGTGAGCCAAAACAGGTCAAAGCTTCAAATCGCTCTGGTGTTACTGTTCGTGTCTGGAATGAAGAGAATACAATGGGTGTCACCAGCACCACAGATGTAGACCCCAAGGGACTGGAATTAGCTTTGAAAACTGCCTACGAAGCTAGTTTCTTTGGTGTTAAAGAAAATGTTCCTGATTTTAGTCCAGAGGCTACTACTCCGATTTCAAGTAAACCTCAGGCTAAAACATCCCAAGCACCTGTTGCTGAACTTATAGAAAAATTGTTGGTAGCTGAAAAAGAATTACTAGCGGCCCATCCAGCAATTAAAGGTGTACCTTATAATGGTTTGTCACAAAGAGATATTGACAGATTTTATCTCAATAGCGACGGCGCAGTGAGAACTGAATCTCACTCTTTGTCATCAGTTTATCTGTACAGCAAAACTGAGGAAGATGGCAAAAAACCGCGCAGTGCAGGCGCTTTTAGAATCAACCAAAATTTAGATAATCTAGATATTAATGGTTGCATCAAAGAAACTGCCGATAAAACTATCAGTCACTTGAATTATGAAAAAATCAAAACTGGTAAATATCGAGTTGTTTTCTCTGCGGAAGCTTTCTTAAGTCTGTTGGGCGCTTTTTCTAACTTGTTCAATGCCCAAAGTATTTTAGACAATCAAAGTCTATCTACTCCTGATGATTTAGGTAAGCAAATAGCTTCTCCTCTGCTTTCGGTTGTTGATGATGCACTGCACCCAGCTAACGTTGGTGCGGAAAGTTTTGATGGCGAAGGAACTCCCACTCGTCAGATTTCGCTAATTGAAAATGGCGTTTTAACAAGCTTTCTCCACAGTGCAGGCACTGCTAAAAGGTTAAATGCCCAGCCAACTGGTAATGCTAGTATTGGCGCAAAAGTCAGCGTTAGTCCCAATTTTTATCACGTATTTTCAACAGCAACTCCTGAGCAAGAGTTGAGCTTAGAAACTGCTGAAAATGTGATTTTTATCGATGATTTACAAGCTCTCCATGCTGGAGTTAAATCCTTGCAAGGTTCCTTTTCTTTGCCGTTTGATGGTTGGCTAGTTAATAAGGGAGTAAGGACGAGTATTGAGTCCGCAACTGTTGCTGGCGATTTCTTGGAACTTTTGAAGTCAATTATTTATGTAGAAAAAGAGCCAGAGTTAACGCCAGGTGGGGTTTGCCCGAAAATCTGGGTTAATGAACTATCGATTACCGGCGAATAA
- a CDS encoding pentapeptide repeat-containing protein: MKRIFLTAAALLSTLSLAAPIPVKAENSAPVRRLLETRECSGCNLAGANLKGAHLIGVDLRNANLKGANLEGANLEGADLTGANLKSANLTQAFVSDTMLNNANLTNVNLSNSRLYNSDVDGAVLAGVDLSGADVFNTAISIGGEY, encoded by the coding sequence ATGAAACGAATTTTTTTGACGGCAGCAGCCTTACTCAGCACGCTATCCTTAGCTGCTCCCATTCCCGTCAAAGCAGAAAATTCCGCCCCTGTCCGCCGCTTGTTAGAAACTAGAGAATGTTCCGGATGCAATCTAGCAGGAGCTAACCTTAAAGGCGCTCATCTAATCGGTGTTGACTTAAGAAATGCAAATTTAAAAGGAGCTAATCTCGAAGGTGCTAACTTAGAAGGTGCAGATTTAACTGGAGCTAATTTAAAGTCTGCTAATCTCACACAAGCATTTGTTAGCGATACGATGTTAAATAATGCCAATCTCACCAACGTGAATTTGAGTAATTCCCGTTTATATAATAGTGACGTAGATGGCGCTGTTTTAGCTGGTGTTGATTTAAGCGGTGCTGATGTATTTAATACTGCCATTAGCATTGGTGGTGAATACTAA
- a CDS encoding aspartate carbamoyltransferase catalytic subunit: MPTTTWNRHHILSLADFTTTEYDTVLQTAASFQEVLSRRTKKVPTLQGQVVANLFFESSTRTRSSFELAAKRLSADTLNFAAATSSMTKGETILDTAKTYLAMGTDIMVVRHREAGVPNAIAAEMDRLGVRVSVLNAGDGQHQHPSQALLDLFTITTLIDPHRPRLELLKGKKIAIVGDILHSRVARSNIWSLIASGAEVHLAAPPTLLPKFFAEFISEEVEGRSQESEVRSYSPNPQLFLHWQLEPALQNADFVMTLRLQKERMTAHLLPSLREYHQLFGITRTKLQLCKPNVKVLHPGPVNRGVEISSELMDDPEFSLIQSQVTSGVAVRMALLYLLGSGKV; encoded by the coding sequence ATGCCTACTACTACCTGGAATCGTCATCATATTCTTTCACTGGCTGACTTTACTACTACTGAATACGATACAGTTTTGCAAACTGCTGCCAGTTTTCAAGAGGTGCTATCACGGCGGACAAAGAAAGTGCCAACTTTGCAGGGACAGGTAGTGGCGAATTTATTTTTTGAATCGTCTACCCGGACTCGCAGCAGTTTTGAACTCGCAGCCAAACGTTTAAGTGCGGATACGCTGAACTTCGCCGCCGCCACATCTTCTATGACTAAGGGAGAAACAATTCTCGACACGGCGAAAACCTATTTGGCTATGGGAACTGATATTATGGTAGTCCGCCATCGAGAGGCAGGAGTACCAAATGCGATCGCGGCTGAAATGGATCGTCTAGGTGTACGAGTTAGCGTCCTCAATGCTGGTGATGGTCAACACCAGCATCCTTCCCAAGCACTGCTAGATTTATTTACCATAACTACTCTAATTGACCCACATCGTCCCCGACTGGAACTTTTAAAGGGGAAAAAGATTGCCATTGTTGGAGATATTCTCCATTCTCGTGTGGCGCGATCGAATATTTGGAGTTTAATTGCCAGTGGTGCCGAAGTGCATCTGGCAGCACCACCAACCCTTTTACCTAAATTCTTTGCTGAGTTTATCTCGGAGGAAGTAGAAGGTAGGAGTCAGGAGTCAGAAGTCAGGAGTTATTCCCCCAATCCCCAACTTTTTTTACATTGGCAGCTAGAACCAGCTTTGCAGAATGCCGATTTTGTCATGACTTTGCGCCTGCAAAAGGAACGGATGACGGCTCATTTATTGCCAAGTTTGCGAGAATATCACCAACTGTTTGGCATTACACGCACAAAACTGCAACTTTGTAAACCTAATGTCAAAGTTTTGCATCCAGGCCCAGTCAACCGTGGTGTTGAAATTAGTTCTGAATTGATGGATGACCCAGAATTTAGTCTGATTCAATCACAAGTTACCAGCGGTGTTGCTGTTCGGATGGCACTCTTGTACCTATTAGGTAGCGGCAAGGTTTAA
- the mgtE gene encoding magnesium transporter has protein sequence MLTEDIRDLLSDTTDLNQLKWDLNRLQPVDVGEYITQLPEQQRAIAFRLLNKGQAIDVFEYLPTQVQEELINSLHDVQVVHLVEEMSPDERAELFDELPAGVIKRLLQELSPEQRQATATILGYPEGTAGRVMTTEYVRLRQGLTVGEALSKIRRQDEDKESIYYAYVTDDNRTLVRVVSLRQLLFTFPDVFIKDISSDRVIKVRTETPQEEVARIMQRYDLIAIPVVDREDRLVGIVTIDDVMDILEEEATEDIQKLAGVSGDEAALSSPLLTIRNRLPWLLGIMALYIGAASAIAPFQSIIAAVPVLAVIMPIFSNTGGTVGIQSLTVTIRGLGVGEVTPKDTLKILRKELLAGLGTALALATTMILLSLIWARPQERWVALIAGMVMATNTIVAVTLGTLLPMGLTRLKLDPALVSGPLVTTMLDTIGFLTFLSLISLALNVFHLPT, from the coding sequence ATGCTCACAGAAGATATTCGTGATTTGTTGAGTGATACTACCGATTTAAACCAGTTGAAATGGGATTTAAATCGCTTGCAACCTGTGGATGTGGGAGAATACATTACACAATTGCCTGAACAACAACGGGCGATCGCATTCCGTTTACTCAACAAAGGTCAGGCAATTGATGTATTTGAATATCTGCCGACACAGGTACAAGAAGAACTAATTAATTCCCTACATGATGTCCAGGTGGTGCACCTTGTAGAAGAGATGAGTCCCGACGAACGGGCAGAATTATTTGATGAACTACCTGCTGGGGTAATCAAACGGCTATTACAAGAACTGAGTCCAGAACAAAGGCAAGCAACAGCAACGATTCTCGGCTATCCAGAAGGTACTGCTGGGCGGGTGATGACAACCGAATATGTCCGGTTACGGCAAGGATTGACTGTAGGCGAAGCCTTGAGCAAAATCCGCCGTCAGGACGAAGACAAGGAATCGATTTACTATGCATACGTCACAGATGACAACCGCACACTAGTGAGAGTAGTTTCACTACGTCAATTGCTGTTTACCTTTCCCGATGTTTTCATCAAGGATATTTCTAGCGATCGCGTCATCAAAGTTAGAACTGAAACTCCTCAAGAAGAAGTGGCGCGAATTATGCAGCGCTATGACTTAATCGCGATCCCCGTCGTCGATCGAGAAGACCGATTGGTGGGCATTGTCACCATTGATGATGTTATGGATATTTTGGAAGAGGAAGCCACAGAAGATATCCAAAAACTGGCAGGTGTGAGTGGTGATGAAGCAGCTTTATCCTCTCCCTTACTCACCATCCGCAACCGCTTACCTTGGCTGTTGGGGATCATGGCACTATATATTGGTGCAGCCAGTGCGATCGCGCCTTTTCAATCTATAATTGCCGCAGTGCCAGTTCTAGCAGTAATCATGCCGATTTTTTCTAACACTGGTGGTACTGTCGGTATTCAATCATTAACGGTGACAATCCGCGGCTTGGGAGTAGGAGAGGTAACACCCAAAGATACCTTAAAAATTCTTCGCAAGGAACTTCTAGCTGGTTTAGGTACAGCCTTAGCTTTAGCCACAACGATGATCCTGCTTTCCTTAATTTGGGCGCGACCCCAAGAACGATGGGTGGCTTTAATTGCCGGAATGGTAATGGCAACTAATACAATTGTGGCTGTCACACTCGGCACTTTACTGCCAATGGGTTTGACACGGCTGAAGCTTGACCCTGCTTTGGTTAGTGGTCCGTTAGTGACTACAATGCTAGATACAATTGGGTTTTTAACGTTCCTCAGCCTAATTTCTCTAGCTTTAAACGTTTTCCATTTACCAACATGA